Proteins co-encoded in one Nicotiana sylvestris chromosome 7, ASM39365v2, whole genome shotgun sequence genomic window:
- the LOC138873019 gene encoding uncharacterized protein, which yields MSNPQDNPGTPPQPTSSDSSTPPQPSTTPQPWRRHVKMFARKIVATGALLKILNAQLKASQAQESEHSDDSFKSASEGEGTRSSDSEKIQNSPSAVHSVLVESVENRFVVGSVRDVEMPELRRRGSKNKNEKEKEKEGASCDVRGTGVEVVDSSPTSEMIRPTICGTEDEIVGNRSGEVDQGRLLRVCKKKRMDKGKAKVAESSEAVDVEEIEQVHQEEHTIVERTRSAVKNKQVRITEEEEWNGEEKSESDGEQDKLAKFGKRNILKGRLLKDLVELGMVWLIDALAVQSWKDMVLQMDGRLARNEIIEFMANAEVKDGIVTSQVKEVQVTFDAEKLGEILDIPAEGYDDYTRRFCNVPEVNEAKFVHKSEMKPQHKVLFEFVNKCLLPRLERRHIANYMDLVPLKKWEMATSKDYFGINTLIAYDYEVIAIPNESGLSNKTPLNSKVIDLVQESGAKDAEIARLKARLAEVESERDGLRTELTKEKEKNDGILQNICPSGHE from the exons ATGTCGAACCCTCAAGATAATCCAGGAACTCCTCCACAACCTACCTCTTCTGATTCCTCCACACCTCCTCAACCCAGTACAACACCCCAGCCTTGGAGGAGACATGTTAAGATGTTTGCTCGTAAAATTGTGGCTACAGGTGCACTTTTAAAAATATTGAATGCACAATTGAAGGCTAGCCAAGCCCAAGAATCTGAACACTCAGACGATTCCTTCAAGTCTGCAAGTGAGGGGGAAGGAACTAGGTCTTCTGATTCTGAGAAGATTCAAAATTCCCCTTCTGCAGTACATTCTGTTTTGGTTGAAAGtgtagaaaataggtttgttgttgggTCTGTTAGAGATGTGGAAATGCCCGAGTTGAGAAGGAGaggaagtaaaaataaaaatgaaaaagaaaaagagaaagagggTGCAAGCTGTGATGTGAGGGGAACAGGGGTAGAAGTGGTTGATTCGTCACCCACCTCTGAGATGATTAGACCAACAATTTGTGGGACTGAGGATGAAATTGTAGGAAATAGATCAGGGGAAGTAGATCAGGGGAGGCTGCTGAGAGTTTG caagaagaaGAGGATGGATAAAGGAAAAGCTAAGGTTGCAGAGTCCTCTGAGGCTGTTGATGTTGAGGAGATAGAACAGGTCCATCAGGAGGAACATACAATTGTGGAG aggacaaggtctgcagtgaaaaacaaacaagttaGAATTACTGAGGAGGAGGAATGGAATGGTGAAGAAAAGAGTGagtctgatggtgaacaagacaagctggccaagtttggcaaaagaaacaTTTTGAAGGGTCGATTGCTGAAAGACTTGGTGGAACTAGGAATGGTTTGGTTGATTGATGCACTAGCTGTTCAGAGCTGGAAGGACATGGTTCTTCAGATGGATGGAAGGCTAGCTAGGaatgaaatcattgaattcatggccAATGCAGAGGTCAAGGATGGCATAGTTACCAGCCAAGTGAAAGAGGTTCAAGTGACCTTCGATGCAGAGAAGTTGGGTGAGATTCTTGACATCCCTGctgagggatatgatgactacacaag GAGATTCTGTAAtgtccctgaagtgaatgaggccAAATTTGTGCAtaagagtgaaatgaagccacaacacaaagttctgtttgaatttgtcaacaagtgtttGCTGCCTAGGTTGGAAAGAAGGCATATTGCTAACTATATGGATTTG GTGCCTTTGAAGAAGTGGGAAATGGCTACAAGCAAGGATTACTTTGGAATCAACACTTTGATTGCTTATGACTATGAAGTCATTGCCATTCCCAATGAATCTGGTTTATCCAATAAGACACCTCTAAATAGTAAAGTCATAGATCTAGTGCAGGAGAGTGGGGcaaaggatgctgagatagctaggtTGAAGGCTCGCTTAGCAGAGGTTGAATCTGAGAGGGATGGTCTCAGAACTGAGCTCaccaaggaaaaggaaaagaatgatggcattcttcaaaATAT ttgccccagtggccatgagtaa